From Cyclopterus lumpus isolate fCycLum1 chromosome 4, fCycLum1.pri, whole genome shotgun sequence, a single genomic window includes:
- the LOC117729485 gene encoding dipeptidyl peptidase 9-like — translation MHRVKRRKTDDKTEDGQESIRQALAGMTGVDELSDSTEVVEMEDVNPTQFQVEKHTWDGLRKIIHNSRKNTGVVINKAPHDFQFIQKDETSQHSHRIYYLGMPYASRDNALLYSDIPKKIRRDALMVLSWKKMLDRFQASPHHGGFSREEELLRERKRLGVSGITSYDYHRPSGLFLFQANSSLYYCRDGGNNSFTTSPMDPVEIKSRSSGTRMDPKICPGDPNFIGFINNNDIWVTSTETGEERRLTFCHKGIDNPKDDPKSAGIATFVTQEEFDRFTGYWWSPAAREESDGGKTLQILYEEVDESEVEIIHVPSPALEERKTDVYRYPRAGSKNPDINLKIAEIRTDNLGKIVSTQEKELPVPFTSLFPSAEYITRAGWTKDGRYAWAVMMDRRQQRLQLVLLPPALFIPAHQDGANRHESLEALGDTVHPFIIYQETSDIWINVHDIFHPFIQTSDDDISFIAVNESKTGFCHLYKITSVLQQGSYNWANGYMHSEDDFKCPVKEEVTITSGEWEVLANHGAKRSSSPQIWVDESAKLVYFQGTKDSPLEHHLYVVSYESPAEIVRLTKSGFSHSCSVSQTFDMFVSHYSSLTTAPCVHIYKLQGSDDHPLHKEPQFWASMMESSGFPFDSTPPEIFSFTGKSGFELYGMLYKPHHLVPGRKHPTVVFVYGGPQVQLVNNSYKGVKYLRLSTLAFLGYAVLVIDGRGSCQRGLKFEGAVKDKMGQVEIEDQVEGLNYVAEKYKFVDLSRVAIHGWSYGGFLSLMGLIHRPDIFKVAIAGAPVTLWMAYDTGYTERYLDTPDKNKKGYEACSVALHVDKLPNEPNRLLILHGFLDENVHFFHTNFLVSQLIRAGKPYNLQIYPNERHSIRCPESGEHYEITLLHFLQQNL, via the exons ATGCACAGAGTAAAGAGGCGGAAAACTGACGACAAAACAGAAGACGGCCAGGAAAG CATCAGGCAGGCACTGGCAGGCATGACTGGGGTGGACGAGCTCTCGGACAGCACAGaggtggtggagatggaggatgTGAATCCCACACAGTTTCAGGTTGAGAAGCATACTTGGGATGGCCTGCGGAAGATCATCCACAACAGTCGCAAGAACACAGGCGTGGTTATTAACAAGGCGCCACACGACTTCCAGTTCATCCAGAAGGACGAGACCAGTCAGCACTCCCACCGCATCTACTACCTTG GAATGCCTTACGCCAGCAGGGACAATGCTTTGCTCTACTCGGACATTCCCAAGAAGATTCGCAGAGATGCTCTAATGGTGTTGTCATGGAAAAAGATGCTGGATCGCTTTCAG GCCAGCCCTCACCACGGGGGCTTCTCGcgggaggaggagctgctgcggGAAAGGAAACGCTTGGGGGTGTCTGGTATCACCTCCTATGATTACCACCGACCCAGCGGCCTCTTCCTGTTCCAGGCCAACAGCAGTCTGTACTATTGCCGTGACGGTGGTAACAACAGCTTCACT ACTTCTCCCATGGACCCTGTTGAAATTAAGAGCCGGAGTTCAGGCACACGCATGGACCCCAAGATCTGCCCTGGGGACCCCAACTTCATTGGCTTCATCAACAACAATGACATTTGGGTGACCAGCACTGAGacgggggaagagaggaggctTACCTTCTGCCACAAAG gtATTGATAACCCAAAAGACGACCCCAAATCTGCCGGTATTGCCACTTTTGTCACGCAGGAAGAGTTTGACCGTTTCACTGGATACTGGTGGTCACCAGCTGCTCGTGAAG AATCAGATGGTGGTAAGACTCTACAGATTCTCTACGAGGAAGTGGATGAGTCTGAAGTTGAAATCATTCATGTTCCATCTCCAGCTTTGGAAGAGCGCAAGACCGACGTCTACAGATACCCACGCGCAG GCAGCAAGAATCCGGATATTAATCTCAAAATAGCAGAAATCAGGACAGACAATCTTGGCAAA ATTGTCAGCACCCAGGAGAAGGAGTTGCCTGTTCCCTTCACCAGCCTGTTCCCTAGTGCTGAATACATCACCAGAGCCGGATGGACAAAAGATGGCAGAta tgcaTGGGCGGTCATGATGGACCGACGGCAGCAGCGTCTCCAGTTGGTCCTGCTGCCTCCAGCGCTCTTCATCCCTGCACATCAGGACGGAGCCAACAGGCACGAGAGCCTCGAGGCGCTGGGAGACACTGTCCATCCCTTCATCATCTACCAGGAGACCAGCGACATTTGGATCAAT GTGCACGACATCTTCCACCCGTTCATCCAAACCAGTGATGATGACATCAGCTTCATAGCAGTAAATGAATCAAAAACCGGTTTCTGTCACCTGTATAAGATCACATCAGTGTTGCAGCAGGGCAGCTACAACTGGGCCAACGGCTACATGCACTCTGAAG ATGATTTCAAGTGTCCAGTCAAAGAGGAGGTCACCATAACCAGTGGGGAGTGGGAGGTGCTGGCCAATCACGGAGCAAAG cgttCATCAAGTCCTCAGATTTGGGTGGACGAGTCAGCAAAGCTGGTTTACTTCCAGGGAACCAAAGACTCCCCTCTGGAGCACCACCTTTATGTTGTGAGCTACGAATCGCCAGCTGAAATCGTCCGTCTCACGAAATCAGGCTTCTCCCACAGCTGCTCAGTGAGCCAG ACCTTCGACATGTTTGTCAGCCACTACAGCAGCTTGACCACAGCTCCCTGCGTGCACATCTACAAGCTGCAGGGCTCAGACGACCACCCGCTGCACAAAGAGCCTCAGTTTTGGGCGAGCATGATGGAGTCCTCTG GTTTCCCTTTCGACTCCACTCCTCCAGAGATCTTTAGCTTCACAGGGAAGTCGGGCTTCGAGTTGTACGGCATGTTGTACAAACCACACCACCTGGTCCCCGGCAGGAAGCATCCAACTGTCGTCTTTGTTTACGGTGGCCCGCAG gtcCAGTTAGTGAATAACTCTTATAAAGGAGTGAAGTACCTGCGGCTGAGCACGCTGGCTTTTCTGGGCTACGCTGTGCTGGTCATCGATGGACGAGGCTCCTGTCAGCGGGGACTCAAGTTTGAAGGAGCTGTGAAGGACAAAATG GGTCAAGTGGAGATTGAAGACCAGGTGGAGGGTTTGAACTACGTAGCTGAAAAGTACAAGTTTGTGGACCTGAGTCGTGTTGCCATCCATGGCTGGTCATACGGAGGCTTCCTCTCCCTTATGGGCCTCATCCACAGACCGGACATCTTCAAG gttGCCATTGCAGGAGCTCCAGTGACGTTGTGGATGGCCTACGACACCGGCTACACAGAGCGATATCTGGACACGCCTGACAAAAACAAGAAGGGATACGAGGCTTGTTCTGTCGCTCTGCACGTCGACAAACTCCCCAATGA GCCCAACCGATTGCTGATCCTACACGGGTTTCTAGATGAGAATGTGCACTTTTTTCACACTAACTTCTTGGTGTCTCAACTCATCCGGGCAGGAAAGCCTTACAACCTGCAG ATTTATCCCAACGAGCGACACAGCATCCGATGTCCAGAGTCTGGGGAACATTACGAGATTACGCTGCTGCACTTCCTCCAGCAGAACCTCTGA
- the dazap1 gene encoding DAZ-associated protein 1 isoform X4 — MKSGNFLWEDWTGVPHKIDPKPCTPRGMQPEKSRTKEGWKGSKADSNKSKKIFVGGIPHNCGEPELRDYFNRFGVVTEVVMIYDAEKQRPRGFGFITFEAEQSVDQAVNMHFHDIMGKKVEVKKAEPRDSKAPGQLGPGQWAPRGILSAANGWTAQPAQGWQQPYGAQGVWVSTTGQPIDLFCIGAGGYGPQLTASRGTPTQPPSPFNAFLVTTPAGGFAAPQGYPQQAYSTAPQYGYSFGTPQADQYAPQVPPPPTTPGTAPLGFAPATTPTQDLSKAPTGQPDFPYSQYGYGQELTAFSHSFADPSQPTASYGAPTAQPTGVPQTAATVFGRGQNHNVQSFHPYRR, encoded by the exons ATTGACCCGAAGCCATGCACTCCCAGAGGAATGCAACCTGAAAAGTCTCGAACCAAGGAGGGCTGG aaggGCAGCAAAGCCGATAGCAATAAATCAAAGAAGATATTTGTAGGTGGAATCCCCCATAACTGCGGCGAGCCTGAACTCAGGGACTATTTCAATAGATTCGGAGTG GTCACAGAGGTGGTAATGATCTATGATGCGGAGAAGCAGAGGCCCCGAG GTTTTGGATTTATTACTTTCGAGGCCGAACAATCAGTGGACCAGGCTGTCAACATGCATTTTCACGACATCATGGGCAAAAAA GTGGAAGTGAAGAAGGCTGAACCCCGTGACAGCAAAGCTCCTGGCCAGCTTGGCCCTGGCCAGTGGGCTCCAAGGGGCATCTTGAGTGCAGCTAATGGTTGGACGGCACAGCCTGCCCAGGGCTGGCAACAGCCTTACGGGGCACAGG GAGTGTGGGTGTCGACTACCGGCCAACCGATAG ATCTGTTCTGTATTGGAGCAGGCGGGTATGGACCTCAGTTGACAGCCAGTCGTGGAACCCCCACACAGCCTCCGTCACCTTTCAACGCATTCCTGGTCACGACCCCAGCGGGTGGCTTCGCTGCACCTCAGGGCTACCCTCAGCAGGCCTACAGCACAGCACCTCAGTATG GTTACAGTTTCGGCACACCCCAAGCAGACCAGTATGCTCCACAGGTTCCTCCTCCGCCCACCACTCCAGGAACTGCACCTCTGGGTTTTGCCCCTGCCACCACACCAACTCAGGACTTGAGCAAAGCTCCCACTGGGCAGCCTGACTTCCCTTATAGCCAGTATG GGTACGGACAGGAACTGACAGCCTTCAGTCACAGCTTCGCAGACCCCAGCCAGCCGACGGCTTCGTACGGGGCCCCGACAGCACAGCCCACCGGCGTCCCCCAGACTGCTGCCACTGTGTTCGGCAGAGGGCAGAACCACAACGTACAGAGCTTCCACCCGTATCGACGCTGA
- the dazap1 gene encoding DAZ-associated protein 1 isoform X5 produces MKSGNFLWEDWTGVPHKIDPKPCTPRGMQPEKSRTKEGWGSKADSNKSKKIFVGGIPHNCGEPELRDYFNRFGVVTEVVMIYDAEKQRPRGFGFITFEAEQSVDQAVNMHFHDIMGKKVEVKKAEPRDSKAPGQLGPGQWAPRGILSAANGWTAQPAQGWQQPYGAQGVWVSTTGQPIDLFCIGAGGYGPQLTASRGTPTQPPSPFNAFLVTTPAGGFAAPQGYPQQAYSTAPQYGYSFGTPQADQYAPQVPPPPTTPGTAPLGFAPATTPTQDLSKAPTGQPDFPYSQYGYGQELTAFSHSFADPSQPTASYGAPTAQPTGVPQTAATVFGRGQNHNVQSFHPYRR; encoded by the exons ATTGACCCGAAGCCATGCACTCCCAGAGGAATGCAACCTGAAAAGTCTCGAACCAAGGAGGGCTGG gGCAGCAAAGCCGATAGCAATAAATCAAAGAAGATATTTGTAGGTGGAATCCCCCATAACTGCGGCGAGCCTGAACTCAGGGACTATTTCAATAGATTCGGAGTG GTCACAGAGGTGGTAATGATCTATGATGCGGAGAAGCAGAGGCCCCGAG GTTTTGGATTTATTACTTTCGAGGCCGAACAATCAGTGGACCAGGCTGTCAACATGCATTTTCACGACATCATGGGCAAAAAA GTGGAAGTGAAGAAGGCTGAACCCCGTGACAGCAAAGCTCCTGGCCAGCTTGGCCCTGGCCAGTGGGCTCCAAGGGGCATCTTGAGTGCAGCTAATGGTTGGACGGCACAGCCTGCCCAGGGCTGGCAACAGCCTTACGGGGCACAGG GAGTGTGGGTGTCGACTACCGGCCAACCGATAG ATCTGTTCTGTATTGGAGCAGGCGGGTATGGACCTCAGTTGACAGCCAGTCGTGGAACCCCCACACAGCCTCCGTCACCTTTCAACGCATTCCTGGTCACGACCCCAGCGGGTGGCTTCGCTGCACCTCAGGGCTACCCTCAGCAGGCCTACAGCACAGCACCTCAGTATG GTTACAGTTTCGGCACACCCCAAGCAGACCAGTATGCTCCACAGGTTCCTCCTCCGCCCACCACTCCAGGAACTGCACCTCTGGGTTTTGCCCCTGCCACCACACCAACTCAGGACTTGAGCAAAGCTCCCACTGGGCAGCCTGACTTCCCTTATAGCCAGTATG GGTACGGACAGGAACTGACAGCCTTCAGTCACAGCTTCGCAGACCCCAGCCAGCCGACGGCTTCGTACGGGGCCCCGACAGCACAGCCCACCGGCGTCCCCCAGACTGCTGCCACTGTGTTCGGCAGAGGGCAGAACCACAACGTACAGAGCTTCCACCCGTATCGACGCTGA